The following nucleotide sequence is from Pseudomonas sessilinigenes.
CCTTGCCTCAGAGCGCGCCGCGCTCCGTGGCGAAGGTGCTTACCGCGTCCACGGCCTCGCTGGCGCCGTTGCGAATCTCCAGGATCGCGGTGCCGGCCTGGTCGGCCAGTTGCACGCCCTTGGCTGCCCGTTCCCGGGTGCTATCCATGCTCTTGATAGCCTGCAGGGTCTCGTTCTGGATCATGTCGATCATGCTGGAGATTTCCGCTGTCGAGCCGCTGGTGCGTGCAGCCAGTTGGCGAACTTCATCGGCGACTACGGCGAAGCCACGTCCCTGTTCGCCGGCCCGGGCGGCTTCGATGGCGGCGTTGAGGGCCAGCAGGTTGGTCTGGTCGGCAATGGCCCGGATGGTGTTGACGATGGCGGTGATCTGCTCCGAGCGCTCACCGAGCCGGGCGATCTGCGAGGAGGAGTCTTCGATGTTACTGGCGATCTGGCGCATTTCGTTGGCGGCTTCCTGGATCACGCCGGTGCCTTGCTCGGCGACTTTGCGGGTCTGGACCGAGATGTGGTAGGCCTGGGCTGCGCTCTGGGCGTCGCGCTCATGTTTTTCCACCTGCTCGGTGACGTCGGCGGCGTACTTGACCACTTTGCACAGGCGCCCGGCGGCGTCGTAGACCGGGTTGTAATTGGCTTCCAGCCACAGGGTCCGGCCGAGCTTGTCGATACGCTCGAAGCGGCCATTGAAGAATTGGCCCTTGTTCAAGCGGTTCCAGAAGTCCTGGTAGCTGCTGCTATTGGCCAGTTCCGGTTTGCAGAACAGGCGGTGATGCTTGCCCTTGATCTCGGCCAGGTTGTAGCCCATGCGACTGAGAAAGTTGGCGTTGGCATCGAGGATGGTGCCATCGAGATTGAACTCGATCACGGCCATGGCCCGGTCGATGGCGTCCAGCTTGTTCCGCGCCTCGACTTCTTCCTGGATCCTGGCGGTCACATCCAGAGCGTACTTGATCACTTTGTAGACCTTGCCGGACTCATCACGAATAGGGTTGTAGCTGGCCTCCAGCCACAGGCTCCGGCCATCGCTGGCGACGCGTTCGAAGGTACCGGATTCGAAATGGCCGTCCTTCAGGCGTGACCACAACTTCTGATAGTCACTGCTGCGGGCGTATTCGGGGGTGCAGAACATCCTATGAGGTTGGCCCAGGACCTGGTCGTCGCGGTATCCCAGGACCTTGAGGAAGT
It contains:
- a CDS encoding methyl-accepting chemotaxis protein, whose product is MLFNRHAKTIDALNRTIAEQSRMLGAIERSMAVIEFDINGSVLRANDNFLKVLGYRDDQVLGQPHRMFCTPEYARSSDYQKLWSRLKDGHFESGTFERVASDGRSLWLEASYNPIRDESGKVYKVIKYALDVTARIQEEVEARNKLDAIDRAMAVIEFNLDGTILDANANFLSRMGYNLAEIKGKHHRLFCKPELANSSSYQDFWNRLNKGQFFNGRFERIDKLGRTLWLEANYNPVYDAAGRLCKVVKYAADVTEQVEKHERDAQSAAQAYHISVQTRKVAEQGTGVIQEAANEMRQIASNIEDSSSQIARLGERSEQITAIVNTIRAIADQTNLLALNAAIEAARAGEQGRGFAVVADEVRQLAARTSGSTAEISSMIDMIQNETLQAIKSMDSTRERAAKGVQLADQAGTAILEIRNGASEAVDAVSTFATERGAL